The sequence CAGCGATGCCATGAGGCGATATTTGATCACTGCCCGCTCTTTATGGACGCAGCAGCGGTCGTGCGGGCTTCCTTTGGGCCGCACCTCGATGGGGATTCTGTCTATATTCTCAACAAGCTTATTTTCAAAGGCAAGCTGTGCCAGGCGCACCAGCAGCAGCCGCCGAATGCGAGTTGTGTTGTTGTCATATTGCATAATGCTATCCGCCTTCGCCCCTTGCAAGCAGGTTTATCCGTTCGATCACGACCGGCAGGCTGGCTTCGCTGACAACTTCTTCGTTTATCATCACAAACGGGGCTTTTCCGTAATTCTCACCTTTGCACAAACCCAGGCAGCGCATACCTTCTATTTCTACTAAGCATTTAATATCGGGTTCCAGATGGTCCTCAAGCGACTGGAGATACATTCCGCCCATGAGATAACATGTAGTGCCCGCGCAGATTTTGACTTTGATTTTATCCATCTAAGCTGTCCCTATACATAGTCGATTCGGACCTCCTTGAGATACTTCTCCCTGAGCAGGCCCACAATCTTCTTTACGACATTGCGCCGTATATCCAGTTCCACAGGCAGGTGGGGGTTCTGGTGAGCTTCGTTTATGCGAGTGCCCACAACAAACTCTATTATATCGCTTTGCAGCAGCATATCCACCAGCCGTGTTGCGCCGTTTTCGTACGCGGGGTTCTGATCCGACTCCAGTATCTGTGCGGTCTTGCCGAGTGTCAGGCAGCCCTCGGTCACCAGATCGACGCCGTCCATGATCGAAGTAGTAGGTATCTCAGGATCGATATCCGTCAGGTCCATCGTGACGGGCCTGTTAAGCTCTCTAGCCACTATATTCGCTGTAGTGCCGCCACAGACGACTGTCCGCCCATCGTATGTGTCGATCATATGAGCACACTCGGCATCACTTTCTTTATCGTACGGCGGCCCTGTGACAATCAGCAATCGCCTCGGGTGACGCAAATAGATAACTCCACAAGTGATATCATCTCCAGGGTTTCTATTATCATTCTGGAGGGCCTGGTCGGTGATGATATGGCTTAGACTTCGCGCGGATATGTCATTGTTCCTGCTCACAAGATCGAGTATCTGACTTTTGACGCCTTCCATGCCCCAGCCGAGAGGGTATTCGTATGTGCCCATACCCGACTGGCTGATCCCGTCGGAGAAGAAGACTATTCGGTCGCCCATGGTCGCGGTAAACTCCGAGTATGTCAGGCTGCGGCCGTTCCAGCGATCATTGGAGACAATCGACTGCGCGACCTGCACATCTTTGCTGTTTCTAATGAGTAAAAAGCGCGGGTTGCCGTGCTCTATGATGCGTGTTTCGCCGAGGATATTAGTGTCGACGATCGTGAATGCCGAATAGCTGATCTTTCGCTCCGGGCATATGGGCAGTGCGTCCATCACTATCTCAGCAGCTCTGCGTGTTTCAATGTTGCCGGTCACGTATTCAAGCGCCATCTGCGCAGTCAGAGACGCAAGCACGCATGCCTCCACACCGGAGCCAAGGCCGTCCACCAGCACCGATACAACCCTGTTGCCGCCATCAGTCTTTCTTGATAGAAACACATCTCCGGCGGCATTCTGGCCGGACTTTCGCAGCTGGCAGTAGTCCACTTCTATGAATGAGCCTACGTTCATTTTTCCATCTCCTCGTCTTTGTCGTAGCGAGCCACGGAGAACCCGTCGACGATGGAGTTTAATATCAGCTCAGACTCAGCGGAGCTTTTGCCCAGGCGAAACGCTATGTCCTGAACATTGGTCAGCATATTTTGGATCACCTGCTGCGCCTTTTCCACTATCTGCTCTCTGCGCAGCTCGGTGCTGGTGACGTTTATCATGATCGCGCCTACCACTCGATGACGCTCGACAGTAAATATAGTGACGCTGAGCACCGTGTCGCCAAAGCGAATATATTTTCGGATGATGTCCTCGCCGCTTTCCAGAACATCAGCAAATAGCTCCGAAAACGGCAGTATCGAACTCAATGCTGCTCCGACAAGCCCCGGCACCGCCTCACTGACTAATTCCAGGTCGCTGCCTCCGAGTTTCACGAACTCGCTGTTGCATTCTATAATGCTTAGCTTCTCGTCAACGATCACCGTGGCATAAGGCAGAGTGTGCAGTATTGCGTTGGCCTTCTTTTGCGCCAGCTCGCGCATATATGAAACGCACATGTTCGGCTCGGCGTTTCCGGCCAG comes from Armatimonadota bacterium and encodes:
- a CDS encoding SpoIIE family protein phosphatase, coding for MNVGSFIEVDYCQLRKSGQNAAGDVFLSRKTDGGNRVVSVLVDGLGSGVEACVLASLTAQMALEYVTGNIETRRAAEIVMDALPICPERKISYSAFTIVDTNILGETRIIEHGNPRFLLIRNSKDVQVAQSIVSNDRWNGRSLTYSEFTATMGDRIVFFSDGISQSGMGTYEYPLGWGMEGVKSQILDLVSRNNDISARSLSHIITDQALQNDNRNPGDDITCGVIYLRHPRRLLIVTGPPYDKESDAECAHMIDTYDGRTVVCGGTTANIVARELNRPVTMDLTDIDPEIPTTSIMDGVDLVTEGCLTLGKTAQILESDQNPAYENGATRLVDMLLQSDIIEFVVGTRINEAHQNPHLPVELDIRRNVVKKIVGLLREKYLKEVRIDYV
- a CDS encoding NAD(P)H-dependent oxidoreductase subunit E — its product is MDKIKVKICAGTTCYLMGGMYLQSLEDHLEPDIKCLVEIEGMRCLGLCKGENYGKAPFVMINEEVVSEASLPVVIERINLLARGEGG